A window from Bombus fervidus isolate BK054 chromosome 12, iyBomFerv1, whole genome shotgun sequence encodes these proteins:
- the LOC139992981 gene encoding uncharacterized protein, translating to MSEDVKCSQYDVKRNKKLSDVFPLQASGRCQSIKESNVTHTISKEQDYLNEKNIFNIFHFLLSHVIIHQPADPIQYLYELLDDFILFRSGLKEPRLLWTERHLNAIFENILFHDSEFLPLDGYKTAMKTMGVRSYDPCPDQLVRGYVDRQTFYTETLNSMKNELLHMATETS from the exons ATGAGTGAAGATGTAAAATGCTCTCAATATGAtgttaaacgaaataaaaaattgtcggACGTTTTCCCTTTGCAAGCATCTGGACGATGTCAGTCTATCAAAGAA AGTAACGTGACGCATACGATATCTAAGGAACAAGATTACttgaatgaaaaaaatattttcaatatattccATTTTCTGCTCTCTCATGTGATCATTCATCAACCAGCAGATCCTATCCAATACTTGTATGAATTGCTcgatgattttatattatttagatcGGGGCTCAAAGAGCCACGATTACTTTGGACAGAAAG GCATCTTAATGCgatattcgaaaatattctCTTCCATGATTCGGAATTTTTACCTTTGGATGGTTATAAAACTGCTATGAAAACGATGGGCGTGCGTTCTTACGATCCATGTCCAGATCAGCTTGTCCGAGGATATGTAGATCGGCAAACTTTTTATACGGAAAC ATTGAACAGCATGAAAAATGAATTGTTGCATATGGCGACCGAAACCAGTTGA